Proteins encoded together in one Apus apus isolate bApuApu2 chromosome Z, bApuApu2.pri.cur, whole genome shotgun sequence window:
- the IL31RA gene encoding interleukin-31 receptor subunit alpha isoform X1, producing the protein MGKHFLPIVTEKEMFNCLIWMFVLLCGSIAEENSIRDADIFPSSPEIERGSTLKLFCVLGKHYAPHRNASHIIWKLNHDLIAQENYGIVNETVSSITIHNFTYSKAHVKCFTKYLDKEQLLVHTEIKSGFPPDTPRNISCIYRVDVELTCNWTSGRETNLLTNYTLYRKTMTEGMVTLPNTVGTCQSKTESCSFRFPDTPYSSSSCFQVKAENVVGEASSDCVPIPMEKIEKFDPPEVLSVKKIIGTKQLLTVTWKMPEKIIPSQDFICQVQYRNLYSNSSECVQIPLNSAEKTGSCNLTGLWDSTEYSVAVRCRSVVSVFWSDWSREKSASTEERAPSEKVDLWRVIEPSHSAGARCVHLMWKPLNSFPPSGRILGYKIHYYTESNFALQITNISTTEKMILYLNEEAYIISVTAYNSAGNSPKAILRIPSTNEKTYQIIETVRTFTTTEEVVVEWIASRPEVTKYVVEWYEEFETDPFGRSWQYVSNSTNWKANKKKFKPFICYNISVYPLCENKVAAPYSIQTYVQEKRPSEGPVVDTGVPGKNEVTIKWKEISKDKRNGFISNYTIFYKPEDGKELNETVNSDVLQYRLKSLQANTQYTVYIMASNEAGGTNGEPKTFKTLKFNQEDIIFIALPLGLSMLFLLGLWLICILKKHMFKKACWPDIPNPAESVAVEWPFDAPKDNSFFKRVPSEAKITDFEDISVLEYCSPEESQEGLLLMNCENYVSECSGINTKGMTNGDIKIPFSKKKEADKGFSPSMTYVITDQDIRSEMHLALMPVKKFQPIEMLEGDSCESQQTSDKTEDDNEEVLKLEDVNEKAWFNPYLKNSVKTREFLISDNLPEHSKNEPKSQSAVLPSFQQNVAGQSYVTLDMFGLATAHECEKPFLCQVPL; encoded by the exons CATTTCCTGCCCATAGttactgaaaaggaaatgttcaACTGTTTGATTTGGATGTTTGTCCTACTCTGCGGCTCTATAGCAG aagaaaactCCATCAGAGATGCTGACATTTTCCCATCATCTCCTGAAATTGAAAGAGGATCCACTCTGAAACTATTCTGTGTTCTTGGAAAACACTATGCTCCTCACAGAAATGCAAGCCACATCATCTGGAAGTTGAATCATGATTTGATTGCTCAGGAAAACTATGGCATTGTGAATGAGACTGTCTCGAGTATAACCATCCATAACTTCACTTACAGTAAAGCTCATGTGAAGTGTTTCACCAAGTACTTAGACAAGGAACAACTTTTGGTTCACACTGAAATTAAATCTGGAT TTCCACCAGACACACcaagaaatatttcctgtatttatcGTGTCGATGTTGAACTTACTTGCAACTGGACTTctggaagagaaacaaatctTTTGACAAACTATACTCTTTACCGAAAAAC GATGACAGAAGGAATGGTGACTCTTCCAAATACAGTGGGCACCtgccaaagcaaaacagagtcATGTTCATTTCGTTTTCCAGATACTCCATACAGTAGTAGTTCTTGTTTCCAGGTGAAAGCTGAAAATGTTGTGGGTGAAGCCTCATCAGATTGTGTTCCTATACCCATGGAGAAAATAG AGAAATTTGATCCTCCTGAAGtactttcagttaaaaaaatcattGGTACAAAGCAGTTGCTTACAGTAACCTGGAAAATGCCTGAGAAGATTATCCCTTCACAAGATTTTATTTGCCAGGTTCAATACAGAAACTTGTATTCAAACTCATCG GAGTGTGTCCAGATTCCACTGaattctgcagagaaaacaggatCATGTAATCTCACAGGTCTGTGGGACTCCACAGAATATTCAGTTGCCGTTCGGTGTCGCAGTGTCGTGTCAGTGTTCTGGAGTGACTGGAGCCGGGAGAAATCTGCAAGCACAGAGGAGAGAG CTCCTTCAGAAAAGGTGGATTTGTGGCGGGTAATTGAGCCTTCACACTCAGCTGGAGCTAGATGTGTACATCTTATGTGGAAG ccatTAAACAGCTTTCCACCTTCTGGGAGGATTCTAGGCTACAAAATACACTATTATACAGAAAGCAATTTTGCACTTCAAATAACAAACATCTCTACCACTGAGAAGATGATCTTATATTTAAATGAAGAGGCATATATAATATCTGTTACTGCCTATAACTCTGCTGGAAATTCTCCTAAAGCTATTTTGAGGATTCCATCCACCAATGAAAAAA CTTATCAGATTATTGAAACAGTGAGGACCTTTACAACAACTGAAGAAGTGGTTGTGGAATGGATAGCCTCCAGACCAGAAGTAACCAAATATGTAGTTGAGTGGTATGAGGAATTTGAAACTGATCCTTTTGGTAGATCATGGCAATATGTATCAAACTCTACAAACTGGAAAGCTAACAAAA AAAAATTTAAACCATTTATATGCTATAACATCTCAGTGTATCCTCTCTGTGAAAATAAAGTAGCAGCTCCATATTCCATACAAACTTATGTTCAAGAAAAAA GGCCATCAGAAGGACCTGTGGTTGACACAGGTGTTCCAGGGAAAAATGAAGTTACAATAAAATGGAAGGAGATTTCAAAGGATAAAAGAAATGGATTTATCAGTAACTACACAATATTTTATAAACCTGAAGATGGAAAAGAATTGA ATGAAACAGTGAACTCTGATGTTCTGCAATACAGACTGAAATCCTTGCAGGCTAATACACAATATACTGTCTATATCATGGCaagcaatgaagctggtggaACCAATGGAGAGCCAAAAACCTTTAAAACTTTGAAATTCA ATCAAGAAGATATTATTTTCATTGCTCTGCCTCTTGGATTAAGCATGTTGTTCCTGCTAGGCCTTTGGCTAatatgcattttgaaaaaacacAT GTTTAAAAAAGCTTGCTGGCCTGATATACCCAATCCTGCAGAGAGTGTTGCCGTGGAATGGCCTTTTGATGCACCTAAG gataattcattttttaagagAGTGCCATCTGAGGCTAAAATCACAGATTTTGAAGACATAAGTGTCTTGGAATATTGTTCACCTGAGGAAAGTCAGGAAGGGCTCCTGCTGATGAATTGTGAAAACTATGTTTCTGAATGTAGTGGTATTAATACAAAAGGCATGACTAATGGAGATATAAAGATAccatttagcaaaaaaaaagaagctgataAAGGTTTTTCACCATCCATGACTTACGTGATTACTGACCAAGATATCAGAAGTGAAATGCATTTGGCTTTGATGCCAGTGAAGAAATTCCAACCGATCGAAATGTTGGAAGGTGATTCATGTGAATCTCAACAGACTTCAGATAAAACTGAAGATGATAATGAAGAAGTTTTAAAGCTGGAAGATGTCAATGAAAAAGCATGGTTCAATCCATACCtaaaaaattctgttaaaacAAGGGAATTTCTTATTTCTGACAACTTGCCAGAACACAGTAAGAATGAACCCAAAAGCCAGTCAGCTGTCTTACCTTCCTTTCAACAAAATGTTGCAGGACAATCCTATGTAACACTGGACATGTTTGGGCTGGCCACGGCTCATGAGTGTGAAAAACCTTTCCTTTGTCAAGTCCCCTTGTGA
- the IL31RA gene encoding interleukin-31 receptor subunit alpha isoform X2, translating to MFNCLIWMFVLLCGSIAEENSIRDADIFPSSPEIERGSTLKLFCVLGKHYAPHRNASHIIWKLNHDLIAQENYGIVNETVSSITIHNFTYSKAHVKCFTKYLDKEQLLVHTEIKSGFPPDTPRNISCIYRVDVELTCNWTSGRETNLLTNYTLYRKTMTEGMVTLPNTVGTCQSKTESCSFRFPDTPYSSSSCFQVKAENVVGEASSDCVPIPMEKIEKFDPPEVLSVKKIIGTKQLLTVTWKMPEKIIPSQDFICQVQYRNLYSNSSECVQIPLNSAEKTGSCNLTGLWDSTEYSVAVRCRSVVSVFWSDWSREKSASTEERAPSEKVDLWRVIEPSHSAGARCVHLMWKPLNSFPPSGRILGYKIHYYTESNFALQITNISTTEKMILYLNEEAYIISVTAYNSAGNSPKAILRIPSTNEKTYQIIETVRTFTTTEEVVVEWIASRPEVTKYVVEWYEEFETDPFGRSWQYVSNSTNWKANKKKFKPFICYNISVYPLCENKVAAPYSIQTYVQEKRPSEGPVVDTGVPGKNEVTIKWKEISKDKRNGFISNYTIFYKPEDGKELNETVNSDVLQYRLKSLQANTQYTVYIMASNEAGGTNGEPKTFKTLKFNQEDIIFIALPLGLSMLFLLGLWLICILKKHMFKKACWPDIPNPAESVAVEWPFDAPKDNSFFKRVPSEAKITDFEDISVLEYCSPEESQEGLLLMNCENYVSECSGINTKGMTNGDIKIPFSKKKEADKGFSPSMTYVITDQDIRSEMHLALMPVKKFQPIEMLEGDSCESQQTSDKTEDDNEEVLKLEDVNEKAWFNPYLKNSVKTREFLISDNLPEHSKNEPKSQSAVLPSFQQNVAGQSYVTLDMFGLATAHECEKPFLCQVPL from the exons atgttcaACTGTTTGATTTGGATGTTTGTCCTACTCTGCGGCTCTATAGCAG aagaaaactCCATCAGAGATGCTGACATTTTCCCATCATCTCCTGAAATTGAAAGAGGATCCACTCTGAAACTATTCTGTGTTCTTGGAAAACACTATGCTCCTCACAGAAATGCAAGCCACATCATCTGGAAGTTGAATCATGATTTGATTGCTCAGGAAAACTATGGCATTGTGAATGAGACTGTCTCGAGTATAACCATCCATAACTTCACTTACAGTAAAGCTCATGTGAAGTGTTTCACCAAGTACTTAGACAAGGAACAACTTTTGGTTCACACTGAAATTAAATCTGGAT TTCCACCAGACACACcaagaaatatttcctgtatttatcGTGTCGATGTTGAACTTACTTGCAACTGGACTTctggaagagaaacaaatctTTTGACAAACTATACTCTTTACCGAAAAAC GATGACAGAAGGAATGGTGACTCTTCCAAATACAGTGGGCACCtgccaaagcaaaacagagtcATGTTCATTTCGTTTTCCAGATACTCCATACAGTAGTAGTTCTTGTTTCCAGGTGAAAGCTGAAAATGTTGTGGGTGAAGCCTCATCAGATTGTGTTCCTATACCCATGGAGAAAATAG AGAAATTTGATCCTCCTGAAGtactttcagttaaaaaaatcattGGTACAAAGCAGTTGCTTACAGTAACCTGGAAAATGCCTGAGAAGATTATCCCTTCACAAGATTTTATTTGCCAGGTTCAATACAGAAACTTGTATTCAAACTCATCG GAGTGTGTCCAGATTCCACTGaattctgcagagaaaacaggatCATGTAATCTCACAGGTCTGTGGGACTCCACAGAATATTCAGTTGCCGTTCGGTGTCGCAGTGTCGTGTCAGTGTTCTGGAGTGACTGGAGCCGGGAGAAATCTGCAAGCACAGAGGAGAGAG CTCCTTCAGAAAAGGTGGATTTGTGGCGGGTAATTGAGCCTTCACACTCAGCTGGAGCTAGATGTGTACATCTTATGTGGAAG ccatTAAACAGCTTTCCACCTTCTGGGAGGATTCTAGGCTACAAAATACACTATTATACAGAAAGCAATTTTGCACTTCAAATAACAAACATCTCTACCACTGAGAAGATGATCTTATATTTAAATGAAGAGGCATATATAATATCTGTTACTGCCTATAACTCTGCTGGAAATTCTCCTAAAGCTATTTTGAGGATTCCATCCACCAATGAAAAAA CTTATCAGATTATTGAAACAGTGAGGACCTTTACAACAACTGAAGAAGTGGTTGTGGAATGGATAGCCTCCAGACCAGAAGTAACCAAATATGTAGTTGAGTGGTATGAGGAATTTGAAACTGATCCTTTTGGTAGATCATGGCAATATGTATCAAACTCTACAAACTGGAAAGCTAACAAAA AAAAATTTAAACCATTTATATGCTATAACATCTCAGTGTATCCTCTCTGTGAAAATAAAGTAGCAGCTCCATATTCCATACAAACTTATGTTCAAGAAAAAA GGCCATCAGAAGGACCTGTGGTTGACACAGGTGTTCCAGGGAAAAATGAAGTTACAATAAAATGGAAGGAGATTTCAAAGGATAAAAGAAATGGATTTATCAGTAACTACACAATATTTTATAAACCTGAAGATGGAAAAGAATTGA ATGAAACAGTGAACTCTGATGTTCTGCAATACAGACTGAAATCCTTGCAGGCTAATACACAATATACTGTCTATATCATGGCaagcaatgaagctggtggaACCAATGGAGAGCCAAAAACCTTTAAAACTTTGAAATTCA ATCAAGAAGATATTATTTTCATTGCTCTGCCTCTTGGATTAAGCATGTTGTTCCTGCTAGGCCTTTGGCTAatatgcattttgaaaaaacacAT GTTTAAAAAAGCTTGCTGGCCTGATATACCCAATCCTGCAGAGAGTGTTGCCGTGGAATGGCCTTTTGATGCACCTAAG gataattcattttttaagagAGTGCCATCTGAGGCTAAAATCACAGATTTTGAAGACATAAGTGTCTTGGAATATTGTTCACCTGAGGAAAGTCAGGAAGGGCTCCTGCTGATGAATTGTGAAAACTATGTTTCTGAATGTAGTGGTATTAATACAAAAGGCATGACTAATGGAGATATAAAGATAccatttagcaaaaaaaaagaagctgataAAGGTTTTTCACCATCCATGACTTACGTGATTACTGACCAAGATATCAGAAGTGAAATGCATTTGGCTTTGATGCCAGTGAAGAAATTCCAACCGATCGAAATGTTGGAAGGTGATTCATGTGAATCTCAACAGACTTCAGATAAAACTGAAGATGATAATGAAGAAGTTTTAAAGCTGGAAGATGTCAATGAAAAAGCATGGTTCAATCCATACCtaaaaaattctgttaaaacAAGGGAATTTCTTATTTCTGACAACTTGCCAGAACACAGTAAGAATGAACCCAAAAGCCAGTCAGCTGTCTTACCTTCCTTTCAACAAAATGTTGCAGGACAATCCTATGTAACACTGGACATGTTTGGGCTGGCCACGGCTCATGAGTGTGAAAAACCTTTCCTTTGTCAAGTCCCCTTGTGA